CCTTACGATTTTCGTTTTGACCACTCCTTTCTCAGAGTCTCTTCCTCCGCTTCATCCATAAGCACTGTGTTCTTCTCGGTGGGGAAAACCCCTCCCTTTACCTCTTCTATATAACGCTTCACTCCCTGAGAGATGACTTCCTTCAAATCCACCATAACTTTCGCGTGCTTTGGAATGAAATCCCCGAGCCCGAAGAGGTCGTGAAAGACGAGGATTTGCCCATCGCAATAGGGACCAGCTCCTATGCCGATCGTGGGAATGGTAAGATTTTCCGTAATCAATTTGGCGACTTGCATAGGCACGCCCTCAAGAACGAGAGAGAAGATTCCCGCCTTCTCCAAAAGGATGGCATCTTCAATAAGGGCTAAAGCATCCTTTGCTGTTCTCCCCTGTATCCTATATCCACCAAAGCTATGAATCCATTGGGGAGTTAAGCCGATATGCCCCATAACGGGAATCCCCGATTGGGTTAACCTTTCTATGAGAGAAACGAACTGCCTGCCTCCCTCAATCTTCACCGCCTCCGCTCCCGCCTTTATTAACAACCCCGCGTTCCTTATCCCCTCCTCAATGCTCGGCTGGTAGGAGAGGAACGGCATATCGCCCACTAAGAGAGCATTCTTCACTCCCCTCTTAACAGCCCTTGTATGATGGAGCATCTCCTCCATAGTCACTGGCAACGTGCTCTCATAACCAAGGACAACATTACCCACGGAATCTCCAACTAAGATTATATCAACGCCATGAGAGTCAAGTATCTTGGCGGTGGGATAA
The bacterium genome window above contains:
- the panB gene encoding 3-methyl-2-oxobutanoate hydroxymethyltransferase, with amino-acid sequence MAKITIRTIKEKKQKGEKIVALTAYDYPTAKILDSHGVDIILVGDSVGNVVLGYESTLPVTMEEMLHHTRAVKRGVKNALLVGDMPFLSYQPSIEEGIRNAGLLIKAGAEAVKIEGGRQFVSLIERLTQSGIPVMGHIGLTPQWIHSFGGYRIQGRTAKDALALIEDAILLEKAGIFSLVLEGVPMQVAKLITENLTIPTIGIGAGPYCDGQILVFHDLFGLGDFIPKHAKVMVDLKEVISQGVKRYIEEVKGGVFPTEKNTVLMDEAEEETLRKEWSKRKS